The Dasypus novemcinctus isolate mDasNov1 chromosome 12, mDasNov1.1.hap2, whole genome shotgun sequence genome includes a window with the following:
- the LOC101439185 gene encoding olfactory receptor 2AP1-like → MKNKTVWTEFILLGLTDVPELQVVVFTFLFLTYLLSILGNLAILILTLLDSHLHTPMYFFLRNFSFLEISFTNIFIPRLLTSITTGNKRISFAGCFTQYFFAIFLGSTEFYLLASMSYDRYVAICKPLHYMTIMNSRVCTQLVISSWLAGLMVIIPPIILMSQQDFCASNRLNHYFCDYEPLRELSCSDTSLIEKVVFLVASVTLVVTLLLVILSYTFIIRTILKLPSAQQRKKAFSTCSSHMIVISLSYGGCFFIYVKPSAKVRDAFNKGAALLVTSIAPLLNPFIYTLRNQQVKRAFKDTVQKLVNL, encoded by the coding sequence atgaaaaataaaacggTGTGGACTGAGTTCATCCTGCTGGGCCTGACAGATGTCCCTGAACTCCAAGTGGTGGTTTTCACCTTTCTATTCCTCACCTATCTGCTCAGCATCCTTGGAAATCTGGCTATCCTCATCCTCACCCTGCTGGACTCCCACCTGCATACTCCCATGTATTTCTTTCTCCGGAACTTCTCCTTCTTAGAAATTTCCTTCACTAACATTTTCATCCCCAGACTCCTGACCAGCATCACGACAGGGAACAAGAGGATCAGCTTTGCTGGCTGCTTCACTCAGTATTTCTTTGCCATATTCCTTGGCTCTACTGAGTTTTACCTTCTGGCTTCCATGTCCTATgatcgctatgtggccatctgcaaaCCCCTGCATTACATGACCATCATGAACAGCAGAGTCTGCACTCAGCTGGTTATCTCTTCTTGGCTGGCTGGGTTAATGGTAATTATACCACCAATCATCTTAATGAGTCAGCAGGACTTTTGTGCATCCAACAGACTGAATCATTATTTCTGTGACTATGAGCCCCTCCGGGAACTCTCCTGTTCAGACACCAGCCTCATAGAAAAGGTTgtctttcttgtagcatcagtcaCCCTGGTGGTCACTCTGCTGCTGGTGATTCTCTCCTACACATTCATCATAAGGACTATTCTAAAGCTGCCCTCAGCCCAGCAAAGGAAAAAAGCCTTTTCTACTTGTTCTTCCCACATGATTGTCATCTCCCTATCTTACGGTGGCTGCTTCTTTATTTATGTTAAGCCCTCGGCAAAAGTAAGGGACGCATTCAATAAGGGAGCAGCACTACTCGTTACCTCTATTGCCCCCTTGTTGAACCCCTTCATTTACACCCTAAGGAACCAGCAGGTAAAACGAGCCTTTAAGGATACAGTTCAAAAACTTGTGAACCTTTAA